The following is a genomic window from Falco naumanni isolate bFalNau1 chromosome 10, bFalNau1.pat, whole genome shotgun sequence.
TTCAGGCActtgggcagagctgggcacctAGTAAGTCTGGGCTTGGAGATGCGGCACTGCATcagtgggtggggaggggaccACTGGGTTTCAGCACTCCCTCACAGGTAGTtgtcctcttcctcttcctcctcttcctcctcatcccGCGCCAGCGCCTCAATGTCATGGGTGATGTCCGTGATCATGCGGTTGAAGGACTCGGACTCGGAGCGCAGGGACCAGCTGTCGTAGCTGCGCACAGCCGAGGCTGACGTGTTGCTCATGCTGCGCTTGATGCGGCCAAAGCTGTCGGTGAGGATTCCACCCTCCCGGATGCCGATGCTCTCCAGGAAGGTCTCAAAGTACCCGATGTCTTGGTCAGGGATGAACGGCCTCATTCCTGCCATGGGCACGGTGAGCCTCAGGGTGACCCTGCCCCAGTGGGCAGCACTGGTGTGAGatgccagccagccccaccggctgctggcagggggtttgtcccatcccatcccccaCGAGCAGCAGGGTGCCAACACCCCCCAGAGCACAGCCAACACCAGCACCCCATCCCCAAGGGGTGCACAGCCATCACCAGGGGCTCGTGATGGcacagggtggctgcagcatgAGCCCAGACACTCACCCAGGAGGAGGAATTTCCTGCGGTCCCCGTAGAGGCGCAGGAGCTCGGTGCAGTACTCCTGCACCGGCATGCCCAGGCGGTACTCGCGGAGCAGGAGGGCGAACTGCTGGATCTCCTGCGGTGACAGCTTGTTGCGCAGCTGTGGTGACACGGGCATGGGTTAGGCTTGGGGACACCATCAGCGCACAGCCCCggccccccaccctgcaccccacTGCCTGCTCTCTGTTGCAGGGGGGGCTCAGGcctgcccaccaccccaccctgttcccagccaccagcactgAGTGGGATCCCTCGCCCGTCCCTGCGCCCGCACCGTCACCATGTAGTCCTGCAGCTGTTCCAGCCCAGTGCCGCTCTGGTCACTGCCGCTGCAGGCAGTGGCCAGGCTGTGGTGGGACTGGTGGAAGGAGGGTGAGGAGGCACCGCTGTAATATGCTTCAAAGGTCTCATGGGAGCCGTTGCTGTGGAGGGGACAGAAGTCAGGGGGTCCCGGCACCCCTTATGcacccagctgcccacccccttctgcacagcacccaccatcgggcagggctggggcatctctgcagctggggcaggcactCACCCTGGCACAGGGGCACCCACCccccaggggcaggggcaggggcacccACCCGGGAGCAGGAGCACCCTGGGGGGAGCCAGACTCacaaagagctgcagcagctgaagtcGGCATCGTAGCCATAGGTCCCATCTGTGCGGCAGCTCTCGCCTGGGGAGGGAGAGTGAAGGTCTCAGAGGGGGGCCAAGCCTCTGCCATGGTacttgcctgctgctgctgcccatcaGCCCCGTGCCACTCCGCTCAGTGTCCCCatgcctgtccccagccactCACTCCTGCTGGAGAGCCAGGGCCGCGTGGGCGTGGAGGTGTAGTGGTACCCGGCGCGGTCCACGCACTCGATGCTCTGGTCCCCGTAGATGATCTGGAAGACCTGGCAGATGAGCGCGCAGGACTCCTCGGCTGCATCCTGCAGCGGGAGGGAAAGAGCGAGCGTGGGTGCCGGTGGGTGGCCGTGTGCCGGTGGGTGGGCATGTGCCGGGGCCACTCACCCTGTTGGGCACGGCGAGGATGATGAGGTTGGAGTAGGCGTCAGGGCAAGGCTCCTGGGGGTCCAGGGGGTTGCTGCCGGTGTGCCGCCGCTCCCAGCTGCCAAAGCCGGTGCCACGCTCCCAGCTGCCGCCGGCGATGCCAGCCCGCCGCCGCTCCCAGCTACCGCCGCAGGGCTGCCGCCGCTCCCAGCTGCCCGAGGGCcgcccgcgctgccgccgctcccagctgccgccccgccgccgctccaGGCTGCCGCCCTGCCGGTTCTCCTGCCCGCCCCGTGCTGCCCGCCAGTCCAGGCTGCAGATGGTGTGCCGCCGCTCCATCGGGCCCCCCAGCCGCGACCCCTCCGGCCACGAGCCCCCCGGCCGCTTCTCAGCGGGGAATGCCTCGGGCACGCCGGCCGGGGCTGCCTCGGGGTGTGCTCCAGCGGGGACCGGGTCCACTCCCAGGCCTGGGGCAGCACAAATGGGGCatcagggcagggggctgctgcccaccctgctggcccccagcccctgcccgggcCGCCCCGTCCCACTGACCAGCTGGGATGCAGAAGGATGGGGGTGGtgaggtggggctgggggagccccaGTGGGTTGAAGGCAGTGGGACTACCGtagggcaggggcagggggattaggggcagcagggcaggggattAGGGGACTGCTCTGTGTGCAGGCTGGAGCTCAGCCTagtgcagccccctccccagggacccTGCCTGCGGCTGGCAGCTGAGCTCAGGTTTGATGATCAAAGCACCCCTGATCCCCTCTGGAGCTCCATGGcgggggacggggacgggggTCACTTCCAGCCTCATCTCCTCCTGCCATTAAAGCAACTGGCGCTGGGAACACAGCTGGGACCTGCCTGCCAGGGCAGTGGAGAGCCTGAGGCAGTgcacccctccagccccaggggaGCAGACCCCCACCGAGCCAGGGGGGCAATATGGGCTTTAGTGCTTGGCCCAAGCTGCTGCCACATacacccccagcacctccccagcaccccccaggcTCTGGCCCCTCGTGCCCTGGGGACACAAGGTGTTCGGgaccagctgtgctgccagctggagCCCCGCACCGGTTTTGAGGATGAGGAGGTGCAGGGCATCATCACGCAGGTAGGACGCTGCGGCGATCTCGTGGGTGGGGATGCGCAGGATCAGCTCCTCGTTGTCACGCCAGGTGAGCAGGAGGCAGCGTGCTGAGAGGCTGAGGATGCTGTCCTGCTCCGGCGTTGTCTGCAGCGgcagctccttcagctgctgtgggagcagagcatgtgctggctgtgtggggcaCCCTGTGGTGTGGGGCACGCAGCGCCCACCCTccgggcagtgctggggggcaccCTGGGGAGTGGAGACCCCTCTTACCCTGGCCGtgtccagcagctgcagcacctcatCCCGGCTGGAGGGATTCAGGGAGGATGTCACCCATGTCAGATGGCCTAAAAACTGCAGGGGACAAAACCCAGGGCAGATGGGGGGGCGCTGGGGTAGGCATCCTCCCCACCCCATGGCCCAGAGCCACCCCCAGAGCACCCACATCCCCAAGGCAGGATGCATgtccctggggtgcagggacaCCCTGCAATGGGGGGTCCTCCTTGCACCCTCAGCCCACACTCCCCCTCCCTGGCTGTTTGTCTGTGTAGGGAGGGGACCAGGACCCTCCTGGCCACCATGGCTGGTGGCTCTCAGCATGGTATGGTGGCCTCATACCCCACCCCAAGCAGGCAGGGACCCCAGGCATCCCTGCGGACACCCCACCTCTTTACCTTCACCTCCTTCTCCACGTAGTCATGCAGCAGGATTTGGGGGTCGATCAGGTAGTCAGGGGGGTAGAGGGGCACCGAGTGCAGCGGCCGCCGGTAGACGCTGCTGCGGAGCGCCGGCCTCCGAGCCACCTTGGGGAAAACCAGCCGCTTGATGGGCGACACGAAGCCCTGGCAGGGGAAATGGGCATGGGGACATGTCACCACCAGGCACCCAACCCTGGCACCCGGGGTCCGCGGGCACCCAGTGCCCCAGGAGGGGCTGGGCCCCTCTCTGCTCACGGATCCCAAATTTGCACCCTTTGGGTGGTTCAAGGGGCAGCGAGCGGTGACCCCACCTCTCCCCACCACGCCACAGGATGGGGTGCAGGGCCCCTCATCCCGGTGTACCTGTGCATCTgaccccctcctgccctctcaCCAGCCCCCAGGCCACCAGCCCCCGGCCCACGcaccttcttccccttcttggCCTCGCAGTCCATGGCGGGGCTGCGGCGCTGCCTCCCAGCACGGCCGCCCCCACCGCCCCGCTCGGCGCCGCTGCGTTTTCCTGTGTCGGAAACTCCACCAGGATGGCCGGGATGTGAGTTCCTGCCCCTCCTGGGGGGTGCTGGGACTGGActaggctgggctgggctgggctgggactgggactgggactgAGGCTGGAGTGGGACTGGGACAAAATTGGGACTGGGACTGCgactgggactgggactggggctggGACTGGGACAGGACTGCGACTGTGATGGCAACTGGGACTGGGacaggactgggactgggactggggctgAGACTTGaactggggctggggctgggattGGGACTGGGGCTGGGTGGTGCTTGGGCAGAAGCAGGGTTTGAAGTAGGCTGGGATGGGACTggagcaggggcttggactgGAACTGGGGCttgggctgggctggatgtCGGGCTGGGACAGGGGGTGACATTGGCTGGGACTGGGCCGGGGTTGGGGCAGATGCAGGGACTGAAGTAGGCTGGGATGGGACCGGAGCAgatgccagggctgggggtgcccctgagacctggctg
Proteins encoded in this region:
- the CCM2L gene encoding cerebral cavernous malformations 2 protein-like isoform X2, translated to MDCEAKKGKKGFVSPIKRLVFPKVARRPALRSSVYRRPLHSVPLYPPDYLIDPQILLHDYVEKEVKFLGHLTWVTSSLNPSSRDEVLQLLDTARQLKELPLQTTPEQDSILSLSARCLLLTWRDNEELILRIPTHEIAAASYLRDDALHLLILKTGLGVDPVPAGAHPEAAPAGVPEAFPAEKRPGGSWPEGSRLGGPMERRHTICSLDWRAARGGQENRQGGSLERRRGGSWERRQRGRPSGSWERRQPCGGSWERRRAGIAGGSWERGTGFGSWERRHTGSNPLDPQEPCPDAYSNLIILAVPNRDAAEESCALICQVFQIIYGDQSIECVDRAGYHYTSTPTRPWLSSRSESCRTDGTYGYDADFSCCSSFNGSHETFEAYYSGASSPSFHQSHHSLATACSGSDQSGTGLEQLQDYMVTLRNKLSPQEIQQFALLLREYRLGMPVQEYCTELLRLYGDRRKFLLLGSP
- the CCM2L gene encoding cerebral cavernous malformations 2 protein-like isoform X1 — protein: MDCEAKKGKKGFVSPIKRLVFPKVARRPALRSSVYRRPLHSVPLYPPDYLIDPQILLHDYVEKEVKFLGHLTWVTSSLNPSSRDEVLQLLDTARQLKELPLQTTPEQDSILSLSARCLLLTWRDNEELILRIPTHEIAAASYLRDDALHLLILKTGLGVDPVPAGAHPEAAPAGVPEAFPAEKRPGGSWPEGSRLGGPMERRHTICSLDWRAARGGQENRQGGSLERRRGGSWERRQRGRPSGSWERRQPCGGSWERRRAGIAGGSWERGTGFGSWERRHTGSNPLDPQEPCPDAYSNLIILAVPNRDAAEESCALICQVFQIIYGDQSIECVDRAGYHYTSTPTRPWLSSRSESCRTDGTYGYDADFSCCSSFNGSHETFEAYYSGASSPSFHQSHHSLATACSGSDQSGTGLEQLQDYMVTLRNKLSPQEIQQFALLLREYRLGMPVQEYCTELLRLYGDRRKFLLLGMRPFIPDQDIGYFETFLESIGIREGGILTDSFGRIKRSMSNTSASAVRSYDSWSLRSESESFNRMITDITHDIEALARDEEEEEEEEEDNYL